The Pyrus communis chromosome 8, drPyrComm1.1, whole genome shotgun sequence region AAacctttgaccaaaaaaaaaaagagagagaactaAACCCATGCAAGTGCCAAGTGGCGGTGTTTATGGTGAAACGAGGACTGTGGTAGCGGCGGTGGTGGGACGGTGGAGGTGGCCCTAATGCCGGGGTGATGCTGGGGGAggatgtggtggtggtgtcaaAAATGGTGGTGGTAACAATGGTGAGCCCGTGGAGGTAGTGGTGGCCATTGTGTGTGTGATGGTGGTGGAGAATGTTGTGTTGTTGGCGATTGTGACGGTGGTAGTAGCATACataattatattttacttttgtaaaacttcaattttgttttataatgtaTCTTGTTGTAAATAGAGATGTGAATGCTCATTTTAATAAGCAACTAAATATGATCGTAACCTTACAATGTTGTTACAAAAATGTCTTGGTAAGTTTGTAAGGTTGAAAAACATGGCTAACCAAATATGACCAAGTTTGTTAGGCATCGTACTTTTGGTCACTAGGTCAAATGGTATGTCAAACCAAAGTCAATAGCTCAAATGAATGTATCCGTAAGCGTTCAAACTCAAGttaaatttttcaaacttttgctCGCTTTCCACTAAATTAACTACTTGTACCGTACAACTTAACACGGCACACAAAGTCATTTGGACCCAACCCACACCTAGTCTCATATTCCAAACCACCATCTATTATATAGAACTACCATAAAAGATTGTTCACAAAAAAGTTTGGTATCAGAAATGGAGTAGGCGTCTAATTGTCATGGACTGAATAGAAAAACTAGGTAATTCtaacaaaaccaaaatgaaaagtCTAAGAAGAATATTGTGGCAAATCTCACTGAAGTTTTAATATGGAAATTGGCGTTCTTATATTTGATGAGTCTCCCGTTTGGATTAGACCAACCCTCGTCAATGGATGCTGCTGAAGCCCCTCGGGCTCATTTTGCTGTTGTTTTGTAGTTTTCTCTTTGGATTGTACTCCCCCGatcttcaccaaaaataaataaatgaaaattctAAAAATGATTTGTTCGGATCATGAGATTATAAAACGTTACACATCTTTATAGTTTTAGACTAAATATGAATAGGAAGAACAATAAGTCTACCGGTCATGAAAGCATGTGGACGATGCGTTCCAATCATGCAGGTGAAACGCCTATCTgcatacacacatacacacatatatatacacacatacaacACACACCAAACCAAATTAATCTTCCAAAATGTAAGGTTCGAGGCCCAGCTGCTTCCTCGTCTTCCCCACGAAAAGATCTTTAGATTTGATCAGTCCCGCAATGCGGCCGCCAATGGTCGTGATGGGGAACTGTGCAACCCCATGCTTCCTCCCAAGTGTAACAATTGCCATTATCGCATGAGGTTCGTAAGCTTCCATTTTACTCTCTCTTCCGCCTGCGAGAGATAGCTTTATGTTCTTTGCGGCCACCAACGCCTGTTTTTGCGCCAGATACCCTTGTTTGATTTCCTGTTACATGCATTTTCACACAGAAAATGCATTACTATTGATCCCCAAGCATAAACATTCCAAAGGCCAGCATAATGCTTCTCTAATCAAACATGTTCATATATCTATCGTCTATATATATACTTGTCCATTTTCATTTCTGTTTTCTCCCATTGCGTTTTAGTGCAAGCGGTACCTCAGAATACAAGATATCTAACTATATGCATAAGGAATCGTTAAGCAGTTCCAGGATCGAGATTGAACATTATCGAAATATTCCTCACTCTTCAAATTATGCAGACTGAATATGGCAAAATAGACTACTCGAAAGGATGGAATGAAACCAGAAATACATGATGTTTACAGTAAGATCGCACCTAAACGAAGCAGAACAGCACGATATGGAAAACACTTTTTGGAACTCATGTCAACAAGAATTAATTACTTATATGTTGTAACCGGAAAAAAAAGTCAAGTCTTAACACGTCTTAATTTCTGAACTcgattaaattaaatgtaacCCAGTCAACAAGTAAATTACTAGTAATTAAGAAAATGGTAAGTTGGCATCGTTTCGTCGACAAAAATCTCCAGTCTAAATTCGGGTCAGAATCAGATAGTGACTCATAGAATTAATACACCAAAAACTGACTGAGTTCTTTTATGCATGATATATAGAATCAAACTATCCAAgcaaataaaaatgttaatatAACAATGTTGCAGCTAGCACTTACCGCAATATTAGTAATGTCTCCAACGGCAAAGGTGTTCTTTCGACCTTTGACTCTAAGATTCGCATCTACCATCAACCTCCCGTTAACATCCAAGCAATTCTTCAAAACTGTTTCTTTGAGCCATGCTGAACCCACACGCTTGCCCGTGCATAGAAAATGACAGTCTGCTGTCAATGTTTCTCCCTCTGAAGTTTTATATGTTTTGCATCCATCTGAGATATTATCTAAATCGACTGATCGCTCCAATATCACTTCAACTTTCCTGGATTTAAGCCACTTCAGAGCCTTGTCTGCAGCTTTTGGTCCCACGAATTCCAACAACCTTGTGCCAGTGTGCACCAGAGTCACTTTCTTATCCGGGAAATCAACAGCAATTTCTCCAGCGAGTTCTACACCAGTAGGGCCCCCTCCAACAATCAAAATGGAATTAGCTGACCTTATCTTTTGATTCTCTGCCATTGAAAGATTAATGTTAACTCAAGCACATTTAACAAAAGTACAAGAAAAAGGCATGCTTATGATTAAACATGGCTAATCTAGATCTAAACAAATCAAAGGAAACAAAAGCACATGTTCAAAGTTCAATTCATTGTGTTTGACAATTGACATTACTTATCTTATGATTCTTTTTTATTACAAGCGATATTACTTATCTCAGCATTCTGTTtgacaattgataaaaaaaaataaaaaataaaaaaataaaaccagtAAACAGATCTCCATGTAGTTTTACCTTCTTGGAATTGATTAAGCCTCGCAGTCTTAGTTTTGGGAACACGATCTGAGTGACCAGTGGCAATGACAAGATAATCGTAGGGAATTAGACGGCCCTCTGCTGTCAGCACTTCAGTGTCTGTGACATTGATTGCTCTGGATGAAATAAGTTGGCCATTGGTGAGATAATCTCTATGGTTGATAATCGATCTCTCCCCAAATGTTGGCTCAACCATGGTCCTTAAGCTTGTCCATGGAATCTCAAAATATTCCTTCctgatttcagattttttttttcacttaggATCAGAGACAGTTCTATAGAAGTAAAGTTGTATGAGAAGTCATATTAATTATTGAACAACTCCAACAAGAAGCACTTCAGTTCAGTTCAGTTCAGAGGGATTgaaagagggagagagcgaGATCAATCAAGAAATGGCAACTACCGGATATCATGCTTATGTTTCTTGCAATCTTCTATGACCAAAAGACAATACATGCATTTAAATGTCAAGCGAGAAACTTATATTACAGGTCCTACGAGCATGGGTCCGTTTACAGTAACCAATCGGGGAAACATTCCAATTAACTGGATTGAGTAGATTATACATAAATACACTTAAAGCAAACAGCATTCCAATTAACTCTTGTAATGATAACTATATCACATGATAAAAAAATAGCAGAAGGGTAAGAATTATGACCAGATTAGCTGATTCGCTACATCAAGAAAGTACATTTGCATCATCGAGTAACCTTACCCCCTGCCCAACACACGCCTGCAAGCGGATACACAGACACACGCTCACACATACATTCAGAGGATATCACAGAGGTTGCTTAGGCTTTCACTCTACCTTAGCATTCCCTCTCAATGTCTTCATCTGTATACTTACTGTGGAATACAGACAAGTAGAAATTGAATGCAGAGTGCACAAAATTGCCTTCACTACCCCAACCAAATTCAATACCTCCAACGTGTTCTTACGGGTTCTATTGGAAATGGTTACTCGAAAACAAGAAAGAAGGATCAGCGGATGGTACTCCACAGTTGGCACTCCTTTGAAATTGTAAATACCAGATTGACTGGAATCTGGCTGAGTC contains the following coding sequences:
- the LOC137741895 gene encoding uncharacterized protein, which translates into the protein MELSLGMGRERKKVVVVGGGVAGSLLAKSLQFVADFTLIDEKEYFEIPWTSLRTMVEPTFGERSIINHRDYLTNGQLISSRAINVTDTEVLTAEGRLIPYDYLVIATGHSDRVPKTKTARLNQFQEENQKIRSANSILIVGGGPTGVELAGEIAVDFPDKKVTLVHTGTRLLEFVGPKAADKALKWLKSRKVEVILERSVDLDNISDGCKTYKTSEGETLTADCHFLCTGKRVGSAWLKETVLKNCLDVNGRLMVDANLRVKGRKNTFAVGDITNIAEIKQGYLAQKQALVAAKNIKLSLAGGRESKMEAYEPHAIMAIVTLGRKHGVAQFPITTIGGRIAGLIKSKDLFVGKTRKQLGLEPYILED